From Halotia branconii CENA392, the proteins below share one genomic window:
- a CDS encoding Asr1405/Asl0597 family protein has protein sequence MKSFSSEVENKHVVEVSWADRWQIYQRLQELDIPCWCEANQPLKVEIGNPTAAFQLWCVMRRFTASRQDLIWTLEHSWHSRDQHL, from the coding sequence TTGAAATCGTTTAGTTCAGAAGTAGAAAATAAGCACGTTGTTGAGGTTAGTTGGGCAGACCGCTGGCAAATCTATCAACGCTTACAAGAGCTAGATATTCCTTGTTGGTGTGAGGCCAACCAACCATTGAAAGTCGAAATTGGCAATCCTACGGCAGCTTTTCAACTTTGGTGTGTGATGCGACGATTTACAGCTTCTCGTCAAGACTTAATTTGGACTCTTGAACATAGTTGGCATAGTCGTGACCAACACTTGTAA